In Nocardioides cavernae, a single genomic region encodes these proteins:
- a CDS encoding alpha/beta fold hydrolase, whose translation MDLIPKPDQVVAAAGNVAHTLLYGGLADLRPMPRTLIDDGELREVYHYRPAAGVPQTGDPVLLVTPLAAPSLCFDLRRDCSLVEHLVTQGRPTYLLEYGQVSFKNRALGMEHWVDEVLPEAIRVVSEHAGGRGVHLVGWSLGGIFTLLVAADRQDLPIASITVVGSPVDVTKVPLVAPVRPLLNLTQGTGVVTRAYRLLGGVPTPFVSWAFTAVSAQKVLTKPLAVLTHLDDTDYLAQMEAVTRFMSNMTAYPGRTFGQLYHRFVKGNALATGRMEIGDRTIDLAAISVPTLVFAGNTDGIAPLPAVRAVVPLLTGSPQVRFEVVPGGHLGMLTGRAARSTTWTAIDEWVDEWSRGPAPTKASPGSIGSNPTRRYGSAGSRALGGR comes from the coding sequence ATGGACCTGATCCCCAAGCCCGACCAGGTGGTCGCCGCGGCCGGCAACGTCGCGCACACGCTGCTCTACGGCGGGCTGGCCGACCTGCGGCCGATGCCCCGGACGCTGATCGACGACGGCGAGCTGCGCGAGGTCTACCACTACCGCCCGGCCGCGGGCGTCCCCCAGACCGGCGACCCGGTCCTGCTGGTGACGCCGCTGGCGGCGCCGTCGCTGTGCTTCGACCTGCGCCGCGACTGCTCCCTGGTCGAGCACCTCGTCACGCAGGGGCGTCCGACCTACCTGCTGGAGTACGGGCAGGTCTCCTTCAAGAACCGGGCGCTGGGCATGGAGCACTGGGTCGACGAGGTGCTGCCCGAGGCGATCCGGGTCGTCAGCGAGCACGCGGGCGGCCGCGGGGTGCACCTCGTCGGCTGGAGCCTCGGCGGGATCTTCACCCTCCTCGTCGCGGCCGATCGCCAGGACCTGCCGATCGCCTCGATCACCGTCGTCGGGTCCCCGGTCGACGTGACCAAGGTGCCGCTCGTCGCGCCGGTGCGGCCGCTGCTCAACCTGACGCAGGGCACGGGCGTCGTCACACGGGCCTACCGACTCCTGGGTGGCGTACCGACCCCCTTCGTCAGCTGGGCCTTCACCGCCGTCTCCGCACAGAAGGTGCTCACCAAGCCGCTCGCGGTGCTGACGCACCTCGACGACACCGACTACCTCGCCCAGATGGAGGCGGTCACCCGCTTCATGTCCAACATGACGGCCTACCCGGGCCGCACGTTCGGGCAGCTCTACCACCGCTTCGTCAAGGGCAACGCGCTCGCGACGGGCCGCATGGAGATCGGCGACCGGACCATCGACCTCGCCGCGATCTCGGTGCCGACGCTGGTGTTCGCGGGCAACACCGACGGCATCGCCCCGCTGCCTGCCGTACGCGCCGTGGTGCCGCTGCTGACCGGCTCGCCGCAGGTGCGCTTCGAGGTCGTGCCCGGCGGACACCTCGGCATGCTCACCGGCCGAGCCGCCCGTTCGACGACCTGGACCGCGATCGACGAGTGGGTGGACGAGTGGTCGCGCGGCCCGGCTCCGACGAAGGCATCCCCCGGCTCGATCGGCTCCAACCCCACGCGCCGCTACGGCTCGGCCGGCTCCCGCGCGCTGGGTGGACGATGA
- a CDS encoding MFS transporter → MRTSVDAGRLPLGVRIGYGSGSVATGAFGTVPGLMLLPYLTDELGIAALWAGVIVFLPKAWDVVLNPIAGRVSDRTVDPAGPRRPWLVRAGLMLAGAFALIFAAPDLDSRWLEAGWVLLFFVLAASAYAFFQVPYVAMPAEITSSYDERTRLMTWRVAILAFTIMLAGATAPVIRDAVGGRDGYRVMGVVMATVILVGVLAAWWGTRRAPIGAVGAGAGTLRQQLQVVSRARDFRVLLTTFVLQALATGCMLAGVAYVAEDLLGRTSAATILFVCFVGPALLLTPLWARWGERVGKKQGYVASSLLLAAGAALAVLARGGNDVWTFVATGLVGVGYAGCQVFPMAMLPDVAAVDAARTGENRAGVYTGVWTAGETLGLALGPALFALMLALGGYLSSEGRDISQPDSALTTIALGFSIVPAILTVVSLWWLRQYTLDPAEVAAAEGAVQ, encoded by the coding sequence ATGAGGACGTCCGTCGACGCGGGGCGGCTGCCCCTCGGCGTACGCATCGGCTACGGCAGCGGCTCGGTCGCGACCGGGGCGTTCGGCACGGTGCCGGGCCTGATGCTCCTGCCCTACCTCACCGACGAGCTCGGCATCGCCGCGCTCTGGGCCGGCGTCATCGTCTTCCTCCCGAAGGCGTGGGACGTCGTCCTCAACCCGATCGCCGGGCGGGTCAGCGACCGCACGGTCGACCCGGCCGGTCCGCGACGCCCGTGGCTGGTCCGCGCCGGGCTGATGCTGGCGGGAGCGTTCGCGCTGATCTTCGCCGCACCCGACCTCGACAGCCGGTGGCTCGAGGCCGGGTGGGTGCTCCTCTTCTTCGTGCTCGCCGCGTCGGCGTACGCGTTCTTCCAGGTGCCCTACGTCGCCATGCCGGCCGAGATCACCTCGTCCTACGACGAGCGCACGCGGCTGATGACGTGGCGGGTCGCGATCCTGGCGTTCACGATCATGCTGGCCGGTGCGACGGCTCCGGTGATCCGGGACGCGGTCGGCGGGCGCGACGGCTACCGGGTGATGGGCGTCGTGATGGCGACGGTCATCCTCGTGGGTGTCCTCGCCGCCTGGTGGGGCACCCGGCGCGCGCCGATCGGGGCGGTCGGCGCGGGCGCCGGCACGCTGCGCCAGCAGCTGCAGGTGGTCTCCCGGGCCCGCGACTTCCGGGTGCTGCTCACCACCTTCGTCCTGCAGGCGCTCGCGACCGGGTGCATGCTCGCCGGCGTCGCCTACGTCGCCGAGGACCTGCTGGGACGCACCTCGGCGGCCACCATCCTGTTCGTCTGCTTCGTCGGCCCGGCGCTGCTGCTGACGCCGCTGTGGGCCCGCTGGGGTGAGCGGGTGGGCAAGAAGCAGGGCTACGTCGCCTCGTCGCTGCTCCTCGCCGCGGGCGCCGCCCTCGCCGTGCTGGCGCGGGGCGGCAACGACGTCTGGACGTTCGTGGCGACGGGCCTCGTCGGCGTCGGCTACGCCGGCTGCCAGGTGTTCCCGATGGCGATGCTGCCCGACGTCGCTGCGGTGGATGCGGCCCGGACCGGGGAGAACCGGGCGGGGGTCTACACCGGCGTCTGGACGGCAGGCGAGACGCTCGGCCTCGCCCTGGGCCCGGCGCTCTTCGCCCTGATGCTCGCGCTCGGCGGCTACCTGTCGAGCGAGGGCCGCGACATCAGCCAACCCGACTCCGCGCTCACGACGATCGCGCTGGGCTTCTCGATCGTGCCGGCGATCCTGACGGTGGTCAGCCTGTGGTGGCTGCGCCAGTACACCCTCGACCCCGCCGAGGTGGCGGCGGCGGAAGGAGCAGTCCAGTGA
- a CDS encoding pyridoxal phosphate-dependent decarboxylase family protein encodes MTDAIQRLAALQTRDLPVHGGRTLAYVYDSGDPEVDRVAREAVAAYAASNALDPTAFPSLLQMENELVGFACGLLDAPASAVGTVTSGGTESILLAVQGARDSRPDVVRPRMVLPATAHAAFHKAAHYFGVEAFLVPVGPDFRADAAAMADAIDDDTVLVVASAPSYAHGVVDPVTEIAAAAAARGVRCHVDACIGGWVLPYAARLGRPVPPWTFAVEGVTSISVDTHKYAYAPKGTSLLLHRDAALRKPQFFASAAWPGYTMLNATTQSTRSGGPVAGTWAVVEHIGDDGYLALADRALAAVDAIVACIEGEPALRVVVAPDSTLVTLATDASCDPFTLTDELVSRGWYVQPQLSFGDAGPSIHLSVSAGTHAHVEEFASALSASVAAAQAAGPVAVDPGVVGFIEALDPTALGDDDFDGLLAASGLVGESADGELELPSRMAEVNAMLDVASPAMREALLVAFLDRLQRPVRTDVR; translated from the coding sequence GTGACCGACGCGATCCAGAGGCTCGCCGCCCTCCAGACCCGGGACCTGCCCGTGCACGGAGGCCGCACGCTGGCCTACGTCTACGACTCCGGCGACCCCGAGGTCGACCGTGTCGCCCGGGAGGCGGTCGCGGCCTACGCCGCCTCCAACGCGCTCGACCCGACGGCGTTCCCGTCGCTGCTGCAGATGGAGAACGAGCTCGTCGGCTTCGCCTGCGGACTCCTCGACGCCCCGGCCTCCGCGGTCGGGACGGTGACGTCGGGCGGCACGGAGTCGATCCTCCTGGCGGTCCAGGGGGCACGCGACAGCCGCCCGGACGTCGTACGCCCACGGATGGTGCTGCCCGCCACCGCGCACGCCGCCTTCCACAAGGCCGCGCACTACTTCGGCGTCGAGGCCTTCCTCGTGCCGGTCGGCCCGGACTTCCGGGCCGACGCCGCTGCGATGGCCGACGCCATCGACGACGACACGGTGCTGGTCGTGGCCAGCGCTCCGTCGTACGCGCACGGGGTCGTCGACCCGGTGACCGAGATCGCGGCGGCTGCTGCGGCCCGCGGGGTCCGCTGCCACGTGGACGCCTGCATCGGCGGGTGGGTACTTCCGTACGCCGCCCGCTTGGGGCGCCCGGTGCCGCCGTGGACCTTCGCCGTCGAGGGCGTCACGTCGATCTCCGTCGACACCCACAAGTACGCCTACGCGCCGAAGGGCACCTCGCTCCTGCTGCACCGCGACGCCGCGCTGCGCAAGCCGCAGTTCTTCGCCTCCGCGGCGTGGCCGGGCTACACGATGCTCAACGCCACGACGCAGTCCACCCGCTCGGGCGGCCCCGTCGCCGGCACGTGGGCCGTGGTCGAGCACATCGGCGACGACGGCTACCTCGCCCTCGCGGATCGCGCCCTCGCCGCGGTCGACGCCATCGTGGCGTGCATCGAGGGCGAGCCGGCGCTCCGGGTGGTGGTGGCGCCGGACTCCACCCTCGTGACCCTGGCGACCGACGCGTCCTGCGATCCCTTCACCCTCACCGACGAGCTGGTGTCGCGCGGGTGGTACGTCCAGCCGCAGCTGTCCTTCGGGGACGCCGGGCCGAGCATCCACCTGTCGGTGAGCGCCGGCACGCACGCCCACGTCGAGGAGTTCGCCTCGGCGCTCTCGGCCTCCGTGGCGGCGGCGCAGGCGGCCGGCCCGGTGGCCGTCGACCCCGGCGTGGTCGGCTTCATCGAGGCGCTCGACCCGACCGCTCTCGGCGACGACGACTTCGACGGCCTGCTCGCCGCGTCGGGCCTCGTCGGGGAGTCCGCCGACGGCGAGCTCGAGCTGCCGAGCCGGATGGCGGAGGTCAACGCGATGCTCGACGTCGCGTCGCCGGCCATGCGGGAGGCGTTGCTGGTGGCCTTCCTCGACCGGCTCCAGCGACCCGTCCGAACGGACGTCCGATGA
- a CDS encoding uracil-DNA glycosylase: MSALAGLVEKGLVAPDWAEALAPVDDRIAAMGGFLREEVAADRGYQPAGDLVLRAFQRPLADVRVLVVGQDPYPNPAHPIGLSFAVERHVWPLPPSLLNIYVELRDDLGIVPPRHGDLSAWADQGVMLLNRTLTVRPGDSNSHQGKGWEPITERAIAALAERGGPCAAVLWGRHAQKLKPLLGEVPCVESVHPSPLSARRGFFGSKPFSTVNRLLEEQGAEPVDWTLPAYDTGRDG, translated from the coding sequence ATGAGCGCGCTCGCTGGGCTCGTCGAGAAGGGGCTGGTGGCCCCCGACTGGGCCGAGGCCCTCGCGCCCGTCGACGACCGGATCGCGGCGATGGGCGGGTTCCTGCGCGAGGAGGTGGCCGCCGACCGCGGCTACCAGCCGGCGGGCGACCTGGTGCTGCGGGCGTTCCAGCGCCCGCTCGCCGACGTACGCGTCCTGGTCGTGGGGCAGGACCCCTACCCCAACCCCGCCCACCCGATCGGCCTGAGCTTCGCCGTCGAGCGGCACGTCTGGCCGCTGCCGCCCAGCCTGCTCAACATCTACGTCGAGCTGCGCGACGACCTCGGCATCGTGCCGCCGCGCCACGGCGACCTGTCGGCGTGGGCCGACCAGGGCGTGATGCTGCTCAACCGCACCCTGACGGTCCGGCCGGGCGACTCCAACAGCCACCAGGGCAAGGGGTGGGAGCCGATCACCGAGCGAGCCATCGCCGCGCTCGCCGAGCGCGGCGGGCCGTGCGCGGCCGTCCTGTGGGGCCGGCACGCGCAGAAGCTCAAGCCGCTGCTCGGCGAGGTGCCGTGCGTGGAGTCGGTCCACCCCTCCCCGCTCAGCGCCCGGCGTGGGTTCTTCGGCTCCAAGCCCTTCAGCACGGTCAACCGGCTGCTGGAGGAGCAGGGCGCCGAGCCGGTCGACTGGACCCTGCCGGCGTACGACACTGGCCGGGACGGGTAG